A window of the Gammaproteobacteria bacterium genome harbors these coding sequences:
- a CDS encoding MaoC family dehydratase: MKFADFHPGQRLEAGPYEINEAEIIEFARAYDPQWFHTDTQASATGRFSGLIASGWHTCAIAMRLVVDTALKGSESFASPGLEYVKWPAPVRPGDSLSLRVQVLDVRRSSKSPKLGILHWRWHLVNQQQIEVLELEATSFFDLTDEDKA, encoded by the coding sequence GTGAAATTTGCTGATTTCCATCCGGGGCAAAGACTCGAGGCCGGTCCTTACGAGATCAACGAGGCCGAAATTATCGAATTCGCCAGGGCTTACGATCCGCAATGGTTTCATACCGATACGCAAGCTTCGGCCACGGGCCGTTTCAGTGGCCTGATCGCGAGCGGCTGGCACACCTGTGCCATCGCGATGCGGCTAGTCGTCGACACCGCGCTGAAAGGCTCGGAGTCTTTCGCCTCTCCCGGCCTCGAATACGTCAAGTGGCCGGCGCCGGTGCGCCCGGGCGATTCATTGTCGCTACGGGTCCAGGTGCTTGACGTGCGCCGGTCGTCGAAGTCCCCGAAACTTGGTATTCTGCACTGGCGCTGGCACCTGGTTAACCAGCAACAGATCGAGGTACTCGAACTCGAGGCCACCAGCTTTTTCGATTTAACCGACGAGGACAAGGCATGA
- the pcaF gene encoding 3-oxoadipyl-CoA thiolase: MNDAFICDAIRTPFGRYGGALASVRTDDLAAVPLQALMARNPGLDWAAVDDVILGCANQAGEDNRNVARMALLLAGLPESVPGSTINRLCGSGMDALGSAARAIKCGEARLMIAGGVESMSRAPFVMPKAESAFSRGNEIYDTTLGWRFVNPLMTERFGIDSMPETAENVAREFKIEREAQDEMALRSQQNAARAIDDGFFDAEITPVSVPQRRGAAVSVDSDEHPRETNLDKLAALKPIVSVDGTVTAGNASGINDGACALLLADATSVKKFDLIPRARVLGMATTGLAPRIMGMGPAPATRRVLELTGLELGQLDVIELNEAFAAQGLAVLRDLGLDDADPRVNPNGGAIALGHPLGASGARLVTTAVNQLQRSGGRYALCTMCVGVGQGIAVIVERV, from the coding sequence ATGAACGATGCGTTTATCTGCGATGCGATCCGCACCCCGTTCGGCCGTTACGGCGGGGCCCTGGCATCGGTGCGCACCGACGATCTCGCTGCCGTACCGCTGCAGGCGCTGATGGCGCGTAATCCTGGCCTCGACTGGGCCGCGGTCGACGACGTTATACTGGGCTGCGCCAACCAGGCCGGCGAGGATAATCGCAACGTTGCGCGCATGGCGCTGTTGCTGGCCGGGTTGCCCGAAAGCGTGCCTGGATCGACAATTAACCGCCTCTGCGGCTCGGGTATGGACGCGCTCGGCAGTGCCGCACGCGCGATCAAGTGCGGCGAGGCGCGATTAATGATTGCCGGCGGCGTCGAAAGCATGAGCCGCGCACCGTTTGTCATGCCCAAGGCCGAGAGCGCATTCAGCCGCGGCAACGAAATTTATGACACGACGTTGGGCTGGCGTTTCGTCAATCCACTGATGACGGAACGTTTTGGTATCGACTCGATGCCAGAGACCGCGGAGAACGTGGCCCGCGAATTTAAAATCGAGCGTGAGGCGCAAGATGAAATGGCCTTGCGTTCGCAGCAAAACGCCGCCCGCGCAATCGACGACGGATTCTTCGACGCCGAGATTACGCCGGTCAGCGTACCGCAACGCCGAGGCGCTGCGGTCAGCGTCGACAGCGACGAACATCCCCGCGAAACCAACCTGGATAAACTCGCGGCGCTGAAACCGATCGTTAGCGTCGATGGTACCGTGACCGCCGGCAACGCGTCTGGCATCAACGATGGCGCCTGCGCACTGCTGCTCGCAGACGCGACCAGCGTCAAAAAATTCGACCTGATACCGAGGGCGCGCGTGCTCGGCATGGCCACCACGGGTCTGGCGCCGCGTATCATGGGTATGGGCCCTGCGCCGGCGACGCGCAGGGTGCTCGAACTGACCGGCCTGGAGCTGGGACAGCTAGACGTGATTGAACTCAACGAAGCCTTTGCCGCGCAGGGTCTCGCCGTGCTGCGCGATCTGGGGCTCGACGATGCCGATCCGCGGGTCAATCCCAACGGCGGTGCCATCGCCCTCGGTCATCCGCTCGGCGCCAGCGGCGCGCGCCTGGTTACCACCGCCGTCAACCAGTTACAGCGCAGCGGCGGGCGCTACGCGCTGTGCACCATGTGCGTCGGCGTGGGCCAGGGTATTGCAGTCATCGTCGAGCGGGTTTAA